A stretch of the Rosa rugosa chromosome 5, drRosRugo1.1, whole genome shotgun sequence genome encodes the following:
- the LOC133707753 gene encoding uncharacterized protein LOC133707753: MATIAIASFIGLTAPITRTQGLSGHFPNPSSPFSSLKYSQSRTTFSPSMATTPIQVSASSSSSSSSPTIDEKKGSGFSGIVGADDLLIVGPGVLGRLVAEKWREEHPGCEIYGQTVTVDHHEELIKVGINPCLKGTKTDHKFPNVIFCAPPSRTSDYPGDVRVAALNWNGEGSFLFTSSSAPYDCNDNSPCDEDTPVVPIGRSPRTDVLLNAEKVVLEFGGVVLRLAGLYKADRGAHVYWLSKGTVDANPDHVLNLIHYEDAASLSVAILEKQLRNRILLGCDNHPLSRKEVMDLVNKSGKFTKVFESFTGTTDPLGKRLNNSKTRAEIGWEPKYPSFSQFLESL; this comes from the exons ATGGCCACCATTGCTATTGCTAGCTTCATTGGTCTCACCGCTCCCATCACTAGAACTCAAGGACTTTCTGGGCATTTCCCAAATCCCTCTTCCCCTTTCTCCTCCCTCAAATATTCCCAATCCAGAACCACCTTCTCTCCCTCCATGGCCACCACCCCAATCCAAgtctctgcttcttcttcttcttcatcatcatcgccCACCATTG ATGAAAAGAAAGGTTCAGGCTTTTCCGGGATTGTGGGAGCCGATGACCTGTTGATTGTTGGGCCGGGAGTACTTGGGCGATTAGTTGCAGAGAAATGGCGGGAG GAGCATCCGGGTTGTGAAATATATGGGCAAACAGTCACCGTTGATCACCATGAGGAGTTGATCAAGGTGGGTATCAATCCATGCTTGAAGGGGACCAAAACGGACCATAAGTTTCCTAATGTCATTTTCTGTGCTCCACCATCTAGAACCTCCGATTATCCCGGTGATGTTCG AGTGGCTGCATTGAACTGGAATGGTGAaggttctttcttgtttacatCAAGCTCTGCACCGTATGATTGCAATGACAACAGTCCATGTGATGAG GACACTCCAGTAGTGCCAATAGGAAGGAGCCCCAGGACCGACGTCCTTCTTAATGCAGAAAAAGTAGTGCTGGAGTTTGGTGGTGTTGTTCTTAGATTGGCAGGGCTTTACA AAGCAGATAGAGGTGCCCATGTTTATTGGTTATCGAAGGGGACTGTAGACGCAAATCCAGATCACGTTCTGAATCTCATACATTACGAG GATGCAGCTTCCCTATCTGTTGCAATCTTAGAGAAGCAATTACGTAACCGGATTCTCTTGGGTTGTGACAATCATCCATTGTCCAG GAAAGAAGTGATGGACTTGGTTAATAAAAGTGGGAAATTTACCAAAGTGTTTGAGAGCTTTACAG GAACTACTGATCCATTGGGTAAGCGATTAAACAACTCAAAAACTCGTGCAGAAATAGGGTGGGAACCAAAATACCCCAGTTTCTCTCAATTCCTTGAGAGTCTCTGA